The DNA window TCTCCAAAGATACAATGAGTTAATAGTAGCATTAACAATATCGTCGACTACCTTTAGGAACAACTGGCAAAATTTGTCTAAAGTCACCAATAAAAACTATAGTTTTTCCACCAAATGACTTCTCCATACACAACTCATCGCATACACGCATAGTATCTCTCAAATTCCGATCCACGACTTCAATGCAATGTTTGTGAACCATCGGAGCTTCATCTCAAATAATAAGCTTAGCTCTCACAATCAACTCAGCAAGTGGACTACATTGTTTAATATAACACATGGAATCTTCATTCATATTGATAGGAATTTTGAACCGAGAATGTACAGTTCTACCACTAGGCAACAACAAAGAAGCTATACCACTGGAagccacattaaaaaaatatcaccCATCCAACGAATCCCACTGTCAACGAATTTCATATGAAAGTTTTACTAGTACCACCACAACCATAGACAAAAAACACACCACCATCACAAGAACATACAAATGACATTATTGTACCATGCACAAAAAGTTGTTCAAAAGTGAATTTGGAAATAGAGTCCAAATATTTTCTTGTAATGCTTTAGAATCTTAACACAACTCATCACTAATCAATCGATAATGAGATATTTCAAAATACTCGGAACTTGGATAcgacatactccctctgtcccattaaaaatgaaacgttttcctttttgggttgtcccattaaaaatgaaacgtttcctaaaatagaaataactttatctctacttctctctctcttactttactcactcttctttaactcacaaaataacactacataaatcccgtgccgaaaagcaaacgtttcatatttattgggacgggggagtacatTGGAATTAACGCAAACTTCTTCCAACAttcaacatcaatttcttaatttcaATCAatccaaaattcataatttcatcatAATTTAGCAACAAATATATAAAGGGGATCCACATCATAATGatggaatgtgggtcccactttatatattttttgtcaaattatGATGAAATTAAGAATTTTGGATTGGTTGAAATTAGAAATTGTTATTGAATGTTGGAAGAAGTTTGTGAATTCCAATTTATGTTATATCCAAGTTTGAGTATTTTGAAACATCTCATAATTAATGATTAGTGATGAGTTGTGTTATAATCGTAAAACATGACAACAGAATATTTGGACTCTATTTCTAAATTCACTGATGAACAACTTTTTGTGCATGAACTATAATGTCATATGTGCCTTCATGTGATGGTGGTGTATTTATTGTTTATGGTTATGGTGGTACTGGTAAAACTTTCATATGGAAGTCGTTGTCAGCTGAGATTCGTTCGAAGGGTGATATTGTTTTAAATGTGGCTTTCAGTGGTATAGCTTCTTTATTGTTGCCTTGTGGTAGAACTGCACATACTCGgtttaaaattcatatcaatgtGAATGAAGTTTCGTGTGCAATATTCAACAAGGTATTCCACTTGTTGAGTTGATTGTGAGAGTTAAGCTTATTATTTGGTATGAAGCTCCCATGGTTCACAAACATTATATTGAAGTTTGAGGGGTATTATGCGTGTATGTGATGAGTTGTGTATGGAGAAGTCATTTGGTGAAAAAATTGTAGTTTAGGTGGTGTCTTTAGACAAATTTTTGCAGTTGTTCCTAAAGGTAGTCGACAAGATGTTGTCAGTGCTACCATTAACTCATCTTATTATTGGAGATATTGCAAAATTCTGAAATTAACCAAAAGCATGAGACTTCTTAGAGTTCAATCTGGTGATAGTGATGAAGCTTcgaaattgaattaattttcgTCTTTGGTGGCATCTATTAGTGATGGTGTCATTGATGGTCCAAATGATGGTGAAGTGAATATTCATCTcctgttgacattgtattgccTAATGTTGACGATTCTCTGAAAACCATTATTTCAGCCATTTATCAGTCTTACCTGAATCACAAAGAGTTCACTAATTGTTTGCGAGATCGTGCGATTCTTGCTCCTACTTTAGAGGTCGTTGATGAGGTTAATTAGTTCATGATTTCTTTACTTTTCAGTCTACCGAGAGACATTCTTTGGACTCTGATAGAGTATTGAACTCTGATGGAACATCCTATGGTTTCGTTGAAATACATTTTGTTGAATTTCTGAATAATTTGAAGTGTTCAGGTACTTCTAATCATCCATTGTTGTTAAAAGTTGGTACACGTGATGTTATTGAGAAAATGTAGATCACTTTAATGGATTGTGCAATGGCACCCGATTGATAATTACCCAATTAGGTGACTTTGTTTTGGAAGCAGAAGTTTTGGGTGGTCATAATGTTGGttatagggatgtcaatgtaacctggaacccgcgggccggcccgaataagGGTTGcaattgttagggtttgtatactagaaatcacctttcgagtgattgaatactgtaaaactctaataattattttccaatgaatgcaacagattatttttgtcataatgttgttatgttttacatttaatggatgtttattgcatatttaaatgtataagcgaacataacaaagtctaagtctttgttttagtagaccggtcgtgggctgcgctcaatttaaggtacgcggtcagtcctgaacaaagaaaaataagaatttcacaacctagatggcctagactacctatcgtgaaaggttgcaatgtcagtccgattatttctaagccttattgaaatatgaagacgttggtgtggtatagcactgaatggatctaacagcaagacaagtctttatgctatctactgaaagacgaggtctggAAAGGcggtgcaatattacttctgtagtggttgcttgtaatattccaatatgagcttgtattaaattgtgggttcaatttaattagtaaaaagctaattgggtgaggccatgtccaaattcttccttagatccatGACTGGGCCctatatgtgacttaatataaataggagaataaaggagacagaaaatacaacttttaaataacaaaatttcgtCCACCTCAGATGAGAGAGAGGATCGAAATTTTTCTCATTCCGTGAGCAGATTTAtgtcttcgttatttaagtcctagtacactggtgagatttgcccacacaaatatcagtctacagtccgggacagcagtcagaagatccgaggtcgagttctgaagatcttcacgaggaGAAGACGCGatccatcttcgattcttaagtgaatcaccgaggtaaattggctaactccatagtatgcatgttttagggattgttTGATCTGAAGCATGAttataattcaagttatgagcatgaaaAGTGAgaaaattacgcgaatagaatttgtctaaataatcagctaaatagatcaaattcatgtgatcggtttTTTTATGCaagcttccgctgccaaccccttcattcCTGTTGGTACACCTCTGCTTGACCTTCGGGGTTCCAACTCCTATTTGAACTCCAGATCTCCCCTGTATTCTGGAGAAAACTCACTTGATCCGTTGGAAGTGGGTTTGGAGTAGGAAGACTTGAGATTGGCTTGATTGAATCACTGACTGGAGTGTTTCCTCTAGCTTGTCAATTCGGCTCTTCAGTAGATTGTCATTGTCTGCTGTGGGAGCACTCTTAACTTTCTCTGGTTGGGCTATGACTAATGTATCGTCGTACTCCCTTCTAGCATTTAGGAGCCTTTCCATGACAATCTTGGCCTTACTCAACCCGAGTTTGTAGAAATTTACTCccttctagtagaccggttgtgtgttgcgctcaatttaaggtacgcggtcagttctgaacaaagaaaaataagaatttcacaacccaaatagacctagactacctatcgtgaaaggttgcattGTCAGTccaattatttctaagccttattgaaatatgatgacgttggtgtggtataacactgaatggatttaacagcaagacgagtctttatgctactactgaaagacgaggtcatGATAATTGATTTCTTAgtcaatgtacattagcattgagcatacgatattgagtatctactactttgacttaccaaaggtgcgggtttttcgtcacccaacaatccaggtatattgggtagtggtgatcattgtctagcggtgctaggattgctattatgttgaatcgtgcgcgaggagagtctcgtttgataacatccacaagaggagctcgaaacgaggttttattattcggaacctagcaagttggagtttaattactctatgaataataaataagagtttcttgctaaatccactcttggagaataaaatatgttaattaattaagtccatagtagacattatttaattaatggatgtttctatcttaagcgcgggaaatgaattaaacaaataaaaggaaacccggaatacttttaatttcggatttggaaaggcagcgCAATA is part of the Salvia splendens isolate huo1 chromosome 6, SspV2, whole genome shotgun sequence genome and encodes:
- the LOC121809024 gene encoding uncharacterized protein LOC121809024, whose product is MSYVPSCDGGVFIVYGYGGTGKTFIWKSLSAEIRSKGDIVLNVAFSGIASLLLPCGRTAHTRFKIHINVNEVSCAIFNKSTERHSLDSDRVLNSDGTSYGFVEIHFVEFLNNLKCSGTSNHPLLLKVGTRDVIEKM